AAGCGATTCCGTAGTCGTGCAGTACCACTGCGGCTCCAATTTTGTCTTTAGAAACGCGCTTGCTAACCGTTCAAGACCCATGCGAAATATAGCCTTGAGAAATCGATAAATTGTAGCTCGGTTTAACCCAATCCCTATGAAACTCTTTTTCCATTCGGTGGCTTTTCTGATCCAATTTCTCACTTGGAGCTCCGTCTTCACCCAAACGCCGTGTTCCCTCGACCCCACTTGGGACACCGACGGCCGGCTTGTGGCCGATGGTGGTCGCTACTCGGGTGCCATGCTCGTCTTGCCGGATGGGAAATTGCTCGTGGCCTGCAATCCGAACAATGACAGTTATGCCTACCTCAAGCGGTACAATTTGGACGGTTCGGTGGACATGACTTTTGGAAGCAGTGGTCTGCGCATCGTCCAAGTGGCCGAGCGACGCACCGACATCGATGCCATGGTGTTCCACAATGGCATCATTTACCTTGTTGGAAATACAACGACCGATGTCGGCGGCACCAATACCTATGTTTATGCAGCCGCCCTGACGCAGAATGGCATCTTCGTCAATACATTCGGAGTTACTGGCGTGAAAAAGTTCAATTCGGGGAATACGGATTTGTACAAGGCAACTGACATCTTGGTTGATGCCAACGGGAAAATTTTGATCGCCGGCTTAAAATCCTTTGACAACCTCTATGTCATGAAAATCACGACGACCGGCGCAATGGACGCTTCTTGGAGCAATGACGGCATCGCATTCATCCCCACCAACAACAGCGACCATTGGTGGGACCTCTACGACATGGAATTGGACAAAAACGGCCAAGTGTTGATCACAGGTAAAAAGTATCGCGCCAACAATGGCTCCACAATTCCTGCATTTTGGCATGTATTTGTAGCCCGATGGAATGCCAATGGCACCCTCGACAATACCTTCGCCACCAACGGAATCGGATTGTACAACAGCGATCCAACGCATTTCGATGAAGCCAAATCCATCATGGTGACGGCCGCCAACAACTATGTCACTGCAGGGATCACCTACATGGGATCCGATTACGATTATAGTGCACTGGGTATCTTGCACAATGGCGCCATCAACCCCAACTTTGGTGTCAATGGATGGTCGATCAATGACTTACTTCATGGACAAGATTCTGAAAACTGCCTGAATGCCACCATGCTTCCAGATGGCCGAATCCTCCAAACCGGCAATCAGGGTTCCGGTGACACGGTCCATTTTGCATTGCTGATGTTGAATCCAGACGGTACCCGTGACAATGTTTTTGCCCCGGACGGATTGTTTATGAATATTTTCAACCAAAACAACAACAGCAGCGGCCAAGCAGCAGCCGTAGATCCCAGTGGCAAAATTTACATGGGCGGATATACCCGCACTTGTGTCAACGGGACATGCGGCCCGCTTTACATGGCGATCTCGAGATACAACAATACGTTTGGGACTGTCACTTCTGTTGACAATCTAACTGAGTCGGATGCGGTATTTTTTCCTAATCCAGCAAAGTCGGATGGTTTGGTTTCAGTCAAAGGAATTGATTTTGCAACAGTGAAATCAGTAGAATTGATAGATTTAAATGGGAAACAATCAACATTAACGATGATTGCCGACCAGATTCAACTGCCAACTTTGCCGCAAGGGGTTTACTTCCTTCGCATCACGACCGAAACGGGCCAATGGGTAGAAAAGCTACGCATCGAGTGATTTGCCCCAACCACTGCGCTGAACGCCGTAGAATTATCGACAGATTTGCCAGAAGATGAGTGCAGCTTGTGGATTTGGAATCACCGGTGGTCTCCCATGGGACGCCACTTTGGAAATGAAAAAGGCGGCCATTTTGGCGGTTGCAAAGAGTGGCTTATGCGGCGACTTCTTCGAAATCATCAATTTTGGTGAACCTGACGAGTCCATTTGGCAGGTGACCTGCGGCAAACGGGATGCTGCGATGCGCCAATTGCGCGCCGAGGATGTGCCTTGGTGGAAATTTTGGGTTCCCCAAAATGCCGACATCGATGCGGCGCGCATCCGCAAGGCTTGGGCAACAAGCGCAGGCGGCGGACTCAGTTACGATGAATGGGTGACATTGGGCGCAGATATTTTTGTGCCCGGCTATACGGGGCGTGATATTGACCGGCTCGAGATTCCAGGGACAAGCCACGGATGGACGCTAACGAGCCACGAATCCGGCATTCACATGACGAACTACCTGATCGAGGAATCCGAAGACGATGACTACGAAGGCCTTATGCGTGCCTTTGAAATCGCTCAGGAGATGAAGTTTTTGGTGGTGATTTCTGGGTAGATCGAATTTTGGCGGTTATCTTCGAAATGAACTTCTTTTTGTAACGAATTATCAATCACCATGATCAGGGCTCCTTTTCTCATTTGCCTGTTTTGTTTGTCACTACTTTCGCTCCCTTGCATGGGTCAGGACTGGGTGGATGTTCACCTAGATGAAAAGTTCGATTTCAGGCTACCAGAGGGATATGAAGTCCTTGATACCGGATATTCTAGGAGTCTAAAGATAAGTCTTGACTCCTGTACCTTGGTGGTAACAAAGCTAGAATTCCCACCTGAGACAGTAGAAAAGACAATCGTTAGGACCGACGATCACTTGAGAAACCTTTACGGTGAGATCATCGAAGGAACGCAGAAATCTGGAGTAGAAGTGGAGCATTCCGAAATTGTTGATATGCAGGGTTTGCTCGTCCTCAAAATCAAGACGATTTTGCAAATGGAAAATTTGGGGTGGACCCAAGAAATGTGGCATATTTCTCTTTCAGATGCTGGTTATTTTTTTGTGTGTTACATTCCCATTGATGCTCAAACTGGGAAAAAATCAATTCTACAGAGAGATGCATTCTTCTCGAGCATCAGAGTCGCCAAAGGAATCACAAGAAAGGATCAATACGTCTATTCTGGAATTTACTATCGGATTGGAGCCTTCTTCGGTGATTTAGCGCCATACGCAATGGTCGCAATTGTAGTGGGAATTGTTCTGTGGTTGCAGAAGCGAAAAAGTAATCGTGTTTCTCAAGCGAATCATGATGTTGCGTCTTGAAATCAGATCTATTCGGAAAACTCCCAACCAATATCCCGTCTGAAATACTTGCCATCAAACGCAATCCGATCCGCATTTTCCAACGACTTGGCCACTGCCGCTTGAATCGTCTCCCCAAATGATGTCACGGCCAAAACGCGTCCACCGTCGGTCAAGACCTTTCCGTCTGCTGCCTTGGTGCCGGCGTGAAACACGACCGATCCCTCGACCTGGTCCAATCCGCTGATTTCCTTGCCTTTGACATAGTCGCCGGGATACCCGCCGCTTACCAGAAATACCGTTGCCGCAGCCGCCTCCTTGACCTTCAACTCGACTTGGTCCAAGGTCCCATTCGCAGTCGCCTCCATCAAGTCCACGACATCGCTTGCAATGCGTGGAAACACAACCTCCGTCTCCGGATCGCCCATACGGGCGTTGTATTCGATCACAAAAGGCTCGTCCCCGACTTTGATCAAGCCCAAGAAAATGAACCCATTGTAAGGAATGCTTTCCAGCGCAAGCCCTGCAATGGTCGGTTCGATGATGCGTTCGCGGACCTTGTCCATGAAAGGCTTGTCTGCAAATGGCACGGGCGAAACCGCTCCCATGCCGCCGGTGTTCAGACCGGTGTCGCCTTCGCCGATGCGTTTGTAGTCTTTGGCCTCGGGCAGCACTTTCCAGCTTTTTCCATCCGTCAAGACAAAAACGCTGAGTTCGATGCCGGTGAGAAATTCTTCGATGACCACTGTTTCGCCTGCGGCTCCAAATGCGCTGCCATCCAGCATTTCGCGGAGGCCAGCCTCGGCTTCCGCATGCGATGTGCAGATGAGCACACCCTTGCCCGCAGCAAGTCCGCTCGCTTTGAGCACGACCGGGAGCGTATGCGCCCGCACGTAGGCGACGGCTTGCTCAAGCCCTGCCGCATTGAACGATGCATAAGCAGCCGTCGGGATGTTGTGCCGCATCATGAAGCGTTTGCTCCAATCCTTGCTTGCCTCGAGCGTGGCGCCCGCCTGTCCGGGGCCGACTGTGGGAATGCCGAGCGACCGCAAATGGTCGGCGACGCCTGCTTCAAGCGGCCCTTCGGGGCCAATGATCACCAAATCGATGGCGTTTTCTTGCACGGCCTGCGCCACGGAGGTGCCGTCCAAGGGATTCAGCCGAAGGTTCGTGCCGATCGCGGCCGTTCCTGCATTTCCGGGACCGAAAAACAAAGCTTGGCAGCGTGGCGAGGCCGCCAATGACTGACCGATGGCATGTTCGCGGCCGCCTGCACCGATGATGAGAATTCTCATGGTTTCATTCAAATTGGGCTGCAATTTAGGCAAATGGAGGCTTGAATTCGGTCGAGATCTTCGTGGGCGGCTTTATTTTCGCAATTCAGGCGACAAATACGCCCGTTGAATCCTGATTCGAATGGAATTCAATTTGAACTTCCCTAACTTCAAATCCTAATTGGCGCTACAACTAAGGATACTTCGTTCATGAAACATACACTTTTAGGTCTTTTTTGCTTGCTGCTCATTTCTAGCACCTGTTTTGGTCAAGCAACGATTTCCTGTCCCGCAGTGGATGCGGGTCGTGATACATCAATCGCAAATTCGGTCAGTGGTTGTGTCCTTCTGACGGCGGTTCCAGTCGCAGGTTTCCAACCGACGACTTATACAGTGAATACCATTCCCTACAATCCCTATCCATTTAACGTCGGTGCGCCGATTATCATCAATCAAGATGACGTTTGGGGTCCGATAACCAACCTGCCTTTTGACTTTTGTTTCTACGGCAACAGCTATACGCAGGCACAGCCCGGCTCCAATGGCTTGGTTTCATTTGACCTGTTTCCTGTCGGATCCTACTGTACTTGGCCGATTTCGGCGCCGATACCGGACCCGAGCAATCCTTTGAATTCGATCATGGGTCCATGGCATGATATCAATCCGGCGTTTGGCGGGGCGGTTTATGCGCAGTTGTATGGCACGGCGCCTTGCCGGGTTTTTGTGGTGTCTTGGGAAAGCAACGCCATGTTTTCATGCACCAACATTACCACGACACAACAAATCGCCATTTACGAAACAACCAACATCATCGAAGTTTATATTCAAGACAAGCCGCTTTGTTCCACATGGAATGGCGGTGCCTCGATTTTGGGCGTGCACAATGCCAACGGAACGCAAGCGGTTGTCGTTCCAGGACACAATTATCCGACACAATGGAGCTCCATCAACGAAGCTTGGAGATGGGAACCTGCCGGCGCGTCCAACTTGACCATGAATTGGTATCAAGTGGGAAATCCAGCGGTGATTGCCACGACAGATACGGTGACGGTATGTCCGGTCAGCTGCGACACCCGTTATGTGGCAGAAGCGACCTATACCAACTGCAACGGCGCCACGGTTACCGTGCGGGACACCGTGTTGGTCATCGGCGCAAATCCAAATGCTTTGACCAATCCGACAGTTTCCA
The sequence above is drawn from the Bacteroidota bacterium genome and encodes:
- a CDS encoding T9SS type A sorting domain-containing protein — protein: MKLFFHSVAFLIQFLTWSSVFTQTPCSLDPTWDTDGRLVADGGRYSGAMLVLPDGKLLVACNPNNDSYAYLKRYNLDGSVDMTFGSSGLRIVQVAERRTDIDAMVFHNGIIYLVGNTTTDVGGTNTYVYAAALTQNGIFVNTFGVTGVKKFNSGNTDLYKATDILVDANGKILIAGLKSFDNLYVMKITTTGAMDASWSNDGIAFIPTNNSDHWWDLYDMELDKNGQVLITGKKYRANNGSTIPAFWHVFVARWNANGTLDNTFATNGIGLYNSDPTHFDEAKSIMVTAANNYVTAGITYMGSDYDYSALGILHNGAINPNFGVNGWSINDLLHGQDSENCLNATMLPDGRILQTGNQGSGDTVHFALLMLNPDGTRDNVFAPDGLFMNIFNQNNNSSGQAAAVDPSGKIYMGGYTRTCVNGTCGPLYMAISRYNNTFGTVTSVDNLTESDAVFFPNPAKSDGLVSVKGIDFATVKSVELIDLNGKQSTLTMIADQIQLPTLPQGVYFLRITTETGQWVEKLRIE
- the purD gene encoding phosphoribosylamine--glycine ligase, giving the protein MRILIIGAGGREHAIGQSLAASPRCQALFFGPGNAGTAAIGTNLRLNPLDGTSVAQAVQENAIDLVIIGPEGPLEAGVADHLRSLGIPTVGPGQAGATLEASKDWSKRFMMRHNIPTAAYASFNAAGLEQAVAYVRAHTLPVVLKASGLAAGKGVLICTSHAEAEAGLREMLDGSAFGAAGETVVIEEFLTGIELSVFVLTDGKSWKVLPEAKDYKRIGEGDTGLNTGGMGAVSPVPFADKPFMDKVRERIIEPTIAGLALESIPYNGFIFLGLIKVGDEPFVIEYNARMGDPETEVVFPRIASDVVDLMEATANGTLDQVELKVKEAAAATVFLVSGGYPGDYVKGKEISGLDQVEGSVVFHAGTKAADGKVLTDGGRVLAVTSFGETIQAAVAKSLENADRIAFDGKYFRRDIGWEFSE